In Romeriopsis navalis LEGE 11480, the sequence AGTCACCAAGGTTATCGCTGGATTGATTGGGAAGACACCTGCATTGCGCCGATCGAATGGGATCTCGCCTGCTTCAGCAATCGCGCCCAAGTCTTTGGCGAAGAGACAACCGCCGTGCAAGCCGCCCTCACTGGCTATGGGATGCAGACAATCGATGATCGATGGCATCAGCTCAGAACCTTTCAGCTATTGCTCTGGAATATCATGTTGAGCCAAACGGATAAGACAAGTTGGCAGCGCGTCGCCCACCGACTTCAATGGCTGCACGATCGGCATCCAAAACTCAGCCCCATCTAAGTCATGCCAGGACTGACTTCATTTCAAATTAAGCTACTGGCCGCGGGCTTCATGGTGATTGATCATGTCGGCCGATTATTCTTCCCCAATTACTGGGTTATGCAAGCGATCGGTCGTCTCAGCTTTCCCCTCTTCGCTTGGTTAGCCGCTCAAGGCGAACAACATACTAGCAACCTGCGCAATTACTTACTCCGCTTACTCGGCGTGGGCCTGATTACCCAACCGATTTACCTCGCTTTCATTGCGGAGATGCAAGGCAAGCCATTTAGCTGGAGCATTATCCAATGGAACATGCTGTTTTCTCTGGCCTATGGTGTATGGCTGATTCGCTGCGTCAAACAACAAACGACATTGCCAAATCAAGTGGCTCTCGCAACATTCATGGCCCTGATCGCCCAGTTTCTCCAACTCGAAGGCGGTATCATTACCGCGGGGAGTATCTATGCCATGTCCCTCTTGGGGGAATCCCCGATCGTTGGCTATGGGTTATTTGTTGCCCTGCATTTGCTCTACCTCCCAGAAAAAAACGGCTGGATTGAGTTATTTGCAATTTTCGCCCCGCTCATCGTCCTGCTTTACAACGCCGCACAAGGCCCGCCGGCCAAATGGCTATATGGCTTCTACCCGCTACATTTTGCCGCCCTCTTAGGACTCAAGTTATATCTCTTGCCCCACTATTGGCCCCAACTCACGACCGCATTGAATCAACTCCGACATTGATGAATTACCTAGCCCATCTATTTCTGGCCAAGCCCACCCCCGAAGCCATGATTGGCAATCTTCTGGGCGACTTTCGGACGGGCATTCCCCTCGATCACTACTCCCCATTAGTGCGCCAAGGCATCGAGAATCACCTCAAGATTGATGCCTTTACCGACCACCACCCGATCGTGCAAGCAGACAAACAATCCTTTTCCAAACCCCAACGTCGATTTGCCGGGATTATGCTCGACGTACTTTACGATCATTACCTAGCGAAACACTGGAGCAATTACAGCCGCATTCCCCTGACTGATTTCGCCCAAGGGGTATATCAGATTCTCCATCGCCATCAAGATATGCTGCCCGCCAAGCTCCAGCGGGCTTTACCTGACATGATTCAAAACGACTGGCTCTGTTCCTATCAAGATTTAGCCACCATTGAATATGTGCTCCAACGCATAGCTAAACGCTTTAAGCGCCCTACCCCCATTGCCCAGGGCTATACGGAAATCCTGACGCATTACGCCACCTTCGAAACCGGATTCCTCACCTTCTTCCCCGAACTCATCACCTACGTCCAAACTCTACACCGCGCCTAAATCACCGCCTCCATTGGCAAACCCAACCAGCCCATAAAGTTTTGGCGCTGTTCGATCGACGGGTTTTCCATGGGCACCACAAAATATTTGGTCGGTTGCGCGGGTTGCAATGTCATTTGTGTCTGACGCAATACGTCCTGATGGAAAATCGACAGGGTGATGGTTTCACCGGGTTGATAGTCTTTTAACTGCGTTGGTAGCTGTGCCGCTGTCACCCGTAAACCATCGATCGCCACAATCTCATCGCCCGCGTCAATCCCAGCACGCTGAGCCGGGGAATCAGACTCAACACATTTGACAATTGCGGTGGGTTTTGCAGTTGGGTTAAGGCGCAATCCCGTATAGGGCGGCAAATCGCCTTCATCCGAGTTCGCTGCCAAGCGTAACCCAAAATCAGCCAAGGCCTCAGCGAGGGGCAACTCCTCTAAACCATGAATATAGCGATCGAAGAAATCCGTCAGATCAAACTCCGCAACGGATTCAATCACTTGCTTCACTTGGGCTGGCGTAAACCCCGTTTCTGATCGACCAAACTTTTGCCACATCAACGGTAAGACTTGATCAAATGATTTCTGATTTTGGTGCTTACGCCGAATGGCTAAGTCCATCAGGAACGTCACCATTGCGCCTTTGAGATAGTAAGACATTTGGGAATTCGGCGAGTTTGAATCCTGACGATACAGCTTAATCCAGGCATCAAAACTCGACTCACTCAACGGCTGCACTAGGCGTCCGGGCGTCGTGAGATAGCGCGTGATTTCTTTACTCAAGTTTTTCAGATAAGTCTTCGCACCATAGATCCCCGCTCGGTAGGGAATCAAAAAGTCGTAGTAGCTCGTCGTCCCTTCGCTAAACCATAACGAAGGCGTATAGTTTTCGGCTTCATAGTCAAACACTTCTAGCGCTTTAGGCCGAATTCGCTTGATATTCCATAGATGAAAGAACTCATGGGCAACCAGCTGGATAAAGTCTTCGTACTTCTCGCGATCGCCAAAACTGCGCCGACTAAAAATCAAGCAACAAGCATCCCGGTGTTCCAAGCCGCCATAACCTTTCCCCGGTAAATGCAGCATGAATTTATAGCGATCGTAGGGCAACTCACCAAACATCGCCGCTTCCGTTGCCACAATCTTCTGTGTATCCTCAATCAATTGCTCAACATTCAGATTATGATTCTCCCCCCAAATCACATACTCATTCGGCTTTCCACCGGCTTCAAAAGCATGCACCGTATGCGTCCCAATCTCAAACGGGCTATCAACTAGCAAATCAAAATTGGGAGCAATAAACGTATTTTCCGGTCCATCAACCGGCGATAATTGTGTCGCAATTTTCCAATCTGGGGGTGGTTGAATCGTCACCTTCACCGACTGCTGTTGATAACCAGGAATAAAGCAAAACGTCGCCGCACCATTAAAGTAGCCGTGGGTGTGATCAAGATGATTTGTCCGCACCGTCAATTCATTCGCAAAAACTCGATAGCGGACTGTAATTGATGACTGTCCTTGGGTATCGAGCTGCCAATGATTTTTACCCAGCTTTGCCCAGGTGATCGCCTGCCCCGCCGCATCTACCGCGGCAAAATCTTGCACATGCCGCGCATATTCCCGCACCAAATAAGAACCCGGTGTCCACACCGGCATCTTCAAATCTAACTGGGTAGCCTGCCATGCGGTGATTTGCAACGTCACTTCAAATAAATGCGTCGTCGGCTGGGGCATCGCTACCGTATAGTGCAACCCGATCGATTGTGCTGATGTAGAACTCACCGTGGCGGCAGACGATTCGCCTGTCAAAACATCCGGAGAAATCGACTCGATCGGCTGACGCGGCATAGACTTTACTTCCAATGACAGTCTCCCAATCATAACGAAATAACGTCATCCAAATTGGGTTACCCACCCACCCCAACCAACGGCTTGAGTTGAGGCTCGTTAGAACCGAGAAACGTCGTGCCAGTCAGACGACAGACCTACTTATTATTAATTTGATTGAGCAGCGAACTCATCTGATGAATATTCAGAATGTGCATCGTGTGCTGTGCCGCATTAATTTTGACCCAGCCTTTTTCAATCAGCTTCTCTAAGATTTTCTTCGACTCATTCAGCGAAATATCCGCTAAGTCCGCTAAATCCTGTGCTGACAAATTCACCACATCCACAATCCCTGGCGACGCCTCTTCACCGTAGGCTTCCGCTAACGAAACGATCGTATAGACTAGCTTCACCGCAGGCGCTTGATCGCGCAACTGAAAGCGGAAATTCGTCTGGCGCAACCGGCGAACCATCAGTTGCAACATCCGATGATGTAACTGTGGATCTTTGAACAGAATTTTGACAAACTGCTGGGCGGCAACACTGAGCAGCTTCACCTGGGTCATTGATACAACATCTGTCGATCGTGGCGATTCGTCCAACACCGCCATCTCACCAAAGAAATCACCCCGTCCCAAGATCGCTAACGCGGCAGAATCATCATCGGTCGCACCATGACGGCGAACCTTCACCCAACCCGATTCCACAAAGTAGACCGCATTTCCCCAAGCATCTTCCATCAATACTGCGCGGCCCGCGGGGTATTCATGTTCTACGGCCATGGACATAATTAGCTCTAGGGTGTCCGGATTAGCCGCAGCTAAAAGGGGGAAAACGGTGCTAATTGCTTCAGTAGTTTGCATAGGAATTCGCGAAGATGTAGACAAACACCCAAACACTGCCGACAAGCAGAGTCATGGGCCACTAACAAAAATCAGTCAAGACAAAACCAATAAAGCCAAAATATCGCAACGGCGTGACGACCAGTTCGATCGACATCAATCATCTAAAGCAATCATAACTGTACTGGTCCGACTCACGGGGAACTCCAAAGTTTTTCTCAAGTATCTTGAGGCTTAGCTCAACAATCAACCTAAGTCCAACGATCTACATTGGAGTATGCCCACATCGCCCCAAGATATACCCGTTCAACCTTGAATTAGCGTGCCGCCATCGCCGCCTGCACACGGGGTAAAAACACATCAATACAATGTTTCCAGCCAATCACCACTGGGTAACGGTGGGCTAAACTATCCAGCTCGATCGCATCCGGGGCATAGGACAGGGGATTACCGGCTAAATCACAACAGATTAAACCCGCTTGGCGGGCCATGGCTACCGGCGCAACGGTATCCCACAACTTCACCCGACCATTGAAATACACCAACATCCCAGCCTGCCCCAAGATGACCGACAGGATTTTCAGCCCAAAACTACCGGGCCGCTCCCACAGGTCAATTTCCGGAATCTGACGCTGCAGCAAAGCCCCATAATTCCGCTGATCCTGCACCCCAATTACCACCCGGTTCATCAAGGTAGGGGGCTGGGGGAAACAGTCCTGTACGCGATCACCCTGCTGGCAAAATAACCCCCAATCTTGCCCCCCAAAATACATTTCATCAGCGGCGGGGTCAAAAATCCAGCCCACGCGGGGCTGACCGTTTTCCAAAAGTCCGGTCATGACCGAATAATTCTGCTGCGTCTCAATGAAGTCACGGGTCCCATCAATCGGGTCAATGCACCAAAGTCGACCACCGGGATTTTGTTGGTAACGGGGACGGGAATCCGGATTTTCTTCGCTGATAATCCCATCTTGGGGAAATAGGTCCGCAAAACTCTGGGACAACGCCCGATCAAGCGCCCGATCGACATCCGTGACAAAATCGCCCGGCCCCTTCTGATTGACCTCAAACCCCTTTAAAGCCATGCATTTCGCCTGAAGGCCACAATCTTGGACTACCCGTCGAATGGCAGCTTCTCGCTCAAAAACCTGCATCGCTTCACGCCTACTTTTGCTATTGTCCCGCGCCCATATGTCTAACGTAATTGTGATTGCACAGACATGGATCACGCTACTTAACCCTAGCCTAGGCGACGTTCAAGAACAACTGCACTGACCGAATCACCAGATTTACTTCCAATAGAAAACGGGCTACCAATCCTTGGTAGCCCGCCAGCTTGGGAACGCGTAGAAACAATCGTTAGTGAACGACGAGTTTCACATTTGCATTGTTCAACCCTGGGCGCTTTACTTCCGCCAACGTCTTATTGACTGCATACTTCTGGTTAATCGAGTTGATCAACTCAGTCTGGTTATGCTTCTTCGCGACACCCCATAGATCCGCAATTAGATCGAAGGTCCCGTCGGCATTTTGCGACCAGCCGAGATCATACTCGCCTTCCAACGTCGCAACGATATCAGCTCGTACACGCTGACCTTGATAACCCCGAACATCAGCGTTCGACTGAACATCGATCCCGAGATCACGCAAGGAGTTTTGTAAAACTGCGGCATCAGAAATCTTCGTACGCAGAGTGCTAAAGTGAGACATGTGAGTTTCCTCCGTGGAAATTACCGAACAACGACAACGTTTGATTTGCCAGTGCAAAACTGGCGAGTGGTTTGTATCGCCGCCTCGGGAAACCCCAAAGCATGACAACCAAAACCGTGGTTAGACGTTAGTCACGAGGTCGCAATCACCTCAACCGACTAACCTTTCCCCTGCTGGGAGACAGGGAGAAAGACTGTTAGAACTCCAACCGCTGATATTCAGCGATCGCAGCCGCCGCTGGACGAGCCCGCTGGCGTGCCCAATCTCTGAGGGCAGACACCTGCTCGGTCATCGTCTTCGAGAGTGGCAGTGTGGACTTAACTGAAGCGATGATGTCCAACTGGGTAAACTCTCGATCCTGGGCAAAAGCTTCGTACATAGCAGCAATTATCGCCTGCTCAATCTCTGCGCCGGAGAATCCGTCACAAACATTCGCAAGTTGTTGCAGGTCAAATCGCCCCACATCCCGGTTGCGCTTGGATAGATGGATACGGAAAATATCCTCTCGCTCATCCGGACTCGGCAGATCGACAAAGAAAATTTCGTCAAAGCGGCCCTTGCGCAGGAATTCTCCTGGCAAACGCTCTACCCGGTTGGCCGTCGCCATGACAAATACCGGGGAAGTTTTCTCCTGCATCCAAGTCAAAAATGAACCAAAGATCCGGCTCGATGTACCACCATCCGAGTCCGCTGACCCCGAGCTTCCAGCAAAGGCTTTATCCAATTCATCAATGAATAAAATCGCGGGGGAAATTGACTCGGCTGTCTTTAAGGCGCTACGCAAATTTGCTTCGGATTTACCGACCGTCGAACCATCATAGACACGCCCGAGATCTAGGCGCAGTAGGGGTAAGCCCCACAGTCGGGAAGTCGTCTTGGCAATCAACGATTTACCACAACCCGGCACACCTAAAATCAGCATCCCCTTCGGCTGCGGCAAACCATATTCTCGCGCTCGTTCGGTAAACGCCCCCGATCGTTGATGCAACCAATGCTTCAACTCGTCTAAGCCGCCCACCGAATCCAGCGTCTCATCTTCCTCCACAAACTCCAGAATGCCATTGCGACGGATGAGCTGCTTCTTCTCCGACAAGACGATCGCCACTTCGCTCTCGGTCAACTGACCGGCCGTGACACAGGCTTTGCGATAAACCTTCTCCGCCTCATCACGCGTTAGCCCCAGCGCCGCTTTGAGTAATTTTTCCCGCGACTCCGTGGTTAGCTTGGGGCCGCGCACCTGACTGAGTTGACGCGTCAGTACATCGTTCAGCTCAGCCATCGTTGGCAAGGCAAAATCCAAAACGACAACTTCTTTCTCTAACTCGATCGGCACCTCTTGCACTGGCGACATCAAAATGATGGTTTTGTTCGTGCCTTTGAAGCTGGCGATGGCATCACGCAACCAACGGATTACCTCGGCACTACCACCTTGATTCAGGAACGGGTGGAGATCCTTAAACACAAAAATACTGGGGTCACGCTGACGTACAGCGAAGTCAAGCGCCTGCTGCGGCGGAATGGTTCCCTGCTGGGGCGTACCACCGGATTGACCATACTCCATCACACCCCGCGTCAGGGTCCAAGAGAATACACGTCGCTGGAACTGCTCAAGGGCCGCGAGGCCCACGATTTCCTGTTCCGCACGATCTTCCTCCGATGTGACCAAATAGATCAACGGGTACTGGGACTGAATCAGAATACTTAGTGCTTCTTGCATAAGCGATCAACCCAATTCGTGAAGGACGCAAACACCTAAAAACCAACTATGGAGACGGACATTCGCCTGGAAAAGTTTGAACAACTTTAGCAGGGAATCAACGCTTCCTCACCCTGATCAGCCACTACGTCACGGGGATTCGCGAGAACTAAATCTTCGGCGATACCTGGCAAAACAGTCGGCTGAGAGCCCAATGCGACCAAATCACTATCACGCATTACCAACGACGTTTCACAAGCAGGGCAATGATGAATCTGATGAGTTTGGCCATGGGCCTGAAACTCTTCAACTACCTCAGGATGACTGAGATAAAAATCAATCGCCTTTTCGGCCAAGGACGACATCGGTTCATCTGTCACTGCAGCCTGAATTTTGAGCTGCCGATGCAGATGCGGCGGGATATATAAAGTGACTTTCTGCTTCTCTTGCATAGGACTTGTACTGATTTACCCGGGTTGTTAATCACAGTACCAAGCTGGCGCTATAGAGTCAAGCCAGCATGACGCCATGACGCCAATATCGTTACATTTCGCAACTTTCTTGCCGAGTTTGGTGCGCAAAGTAACCGATTTACCCAACAACAAGACAAATCGGTGAATCGAGTGCACCATCTACGGCGATCGGCGCAAGACTCATCGGCTTTCCAGCTCGACCCTCAGTAGTGACACTCAAGTCTAGAAGCCGATCCTTGATGGATTTTGGGCATTTCCCTTGAGCCTCACCCACACGTTCAGAGGGCAAACTTGAAATCAGGCATCGGTCAGTCGTGTGTGACCGCTAGCTTCATGGAAGCTGGTTTTTGGTGCGTGGGCGATCGGGGAGGTAACTCTCCTATCGCACCGCTGCCACGCTAAAGAGTTGCTGACCTGTTGGATGACTGACAATTTGTTTAATTACCGTGGCTAAGGGTTGATTCATTCTATGAAAACAGCATTTTCGACCAGACTTCCCCTCGTGGCTGGAATGTGGATTACCGTTGGCGTCACACTTTTTGGCTTAGGTGCAGCAACACTCAGACCGAAAGCATTTGCGAAAGTGTCAACCCAACCCAGCGTCATCCCCATGGCAATGCAGGCAGACTGCCAAACTGTCGCGACCGATCCACAACCACCGCTCAACATCCGTTCTCAACCCAGCGCGAGTAGTAGCCAAAATATTGTCGGCACCGCCGGTAACGGGACAATTCTCAAAGTCATCGATGCCCAACCCGGCTGGCTCAAAGTCTCACAGCCGATCGACGGTTGGGTCCATCAGCCCCTGACGGCCACGAGCTGTGCCAACACCAACGGCAAAGCTGCAACCACCACCACCACGACGCAACAGCCGCAATCGCCAAACATGCAAGTGATTGGTAGTGCCTATGATCGGTTTGAAGCCGGGCAACTGCAAGCGGCACTGGCGCTCTTACAATCCATCCCGCAAACTGATGCAACATATCAAGCGGCACAAACAGCTTATCAAACGATGTCAACCAAGTGGCATCAAGGGCACGTCGCTTACCAGGCAGCACAAACAGCGCTTGCCAATGGTCAATGGCAAGTTGTTCTGAATCACGTCAAGGAATTACCGGATGTCAGCTACTGGCGGGCGAAAATGGCCCCAATCGTCAAGCAAGCGATTGTTAATCAGAACATGATCAATTAGCAAAACCGACATCAGCGAAAGCCTTAATCGAGGCAATTCGGATTAGACCAACCAATTTATTTGACTCAGGCTAATCTCCCAAAATTGGCACAGTGAAACGCTCCTCGGGTCTCACTGTGCCAATTTGCTGTGCCAGTCTTGAAACTGGACGTTCATCTCCGTATACCGGCATCGCACGCCTGAAGTCATTAGTACCAACAAACGCACTACTATAAAAATATTCGGGTCGTTAGGGGAGGGCACACAGAGATGAAAACTTCGGCATTAGTTCTCGCAGGTTTACTAGGGGCCGGCACCATCGCGGGGGGCACGATGGCCGTCAGGCGCGAACCAGCGGCACCACCACCAAAACCCACAATTGCCGCCCCTAGCCCGACGGCACCAACGGTTATCGCCGCACCAGACATTGCGGTGCCAACACCAAACGAGCCGACAGCCGCAGCCCCAAAACCAGTTCAAACACCAATCGCCCCAACCCCCAAACGCACGAAACCGCCAGTCACAGTTCCCGGCAAGCTAGTCCGCAAAGTGACGAGTTGCAAAGTATTGATGGCGATCGTCAAAGATGCGAATCCCCCCCTCAACGTGCGATCGGGACCCAGCACCACAGACAAAATCGTCGGCACAATCAATGACGGCGCCTTCGTAAGCGTTAAGCAAGAACAGAATGGTTGGCTCGAAATTGCCACACCAGCGGGCTGGATTGCTAAAAGCAAAACGGCTAGCCGCTGCGGCCATAAAGTAGAGCAGGTAAGTTTTGGGCGCGGTAACACTGGCGCTGCGATTTCTGACGAATTTCTCGGCAGTGGCAGTCACAAGTACAAAATGACCCTGGGCAAAGGGCAAAACTTGACGATCAAAGGCGCTGTTGGTCCGATGCCGGCAGTGGTCAGTCCCGAGGGGAAATATATTGTTGGCATGGATCAAGCACAGGGCTCGTGGTCTACCCAACT encodes:
- a CDS encoding phosphotransferase family protein: PKSETRFLRQLQRYWEVEVPALCHSSQPMQAVHGDANFSNVLNSHQGYRWIDWEDTCIAPIEWDLACFSNRAQVFGEETTAVQAALTGYGMQTIDDRWHQLRTFQLLLWNIMLSQTDKTSWQRVAHRLQWLHDRHPKLSPI
- a CDS encoding 3'(2'),5'-bisphosphate nucleotidase CysQ family protein — encoded protein: MQVFEREAAIRRVVQDCGLQAKCMALKGFEVNQKGPGDFVTDVDRALDRALSQSFADLFPQDGIISEENPDSRPRYQQNPGGRLWCIDPIDGTRDFIETQQNYSVMTGLLENGQPRVGWIFDPAADEMYFGGQDWGLFCQQGDRVQDCFPQPPTLMNRVVIGVQDQRNYGALLQRQIPEIDLWERPGSFGLKILSVILGQAGMLVYFNGRVKLWDTVAPVAMARQAGLICCDLAGNPLSYAPDAIELDSLAHRYPVVIGWKHCIDVFLPRVQAAMAAR
- a CDS encoding DUF1257 domain-containing protein, producing MSHFSTLRTKISDAAVLQNSLRDLGIDVQSNADVRGYQGQRVRADIVATLEGEYDLGWSQNADGTFDLIADLWGVAKKHNQTELINSINQKYAVNKTLAEVKRPGLNNANVKLVVH
- the ycf46 gene encoding stress-responsive protein Ycf46; this encodes MQEALSILIQSQYPLIYLVTSEEDRAEQEIVGLAALEQFQRRVFSWTLTRGVMEYGQSGGTPQQGTIPPQQALDFAVRQRDPSIFVFKDLHPFLNQGGSAEVIRWLRDAIASFKGTNKTIILMSPVQEVPIELEKEVVVLDFALPTMAELNDVLTRQLSQVRGPKLTTESREKLLKAALGLTRDEAEKVYRKACVTAGQLTESEVAIVLSEKKQLIRRNGILEFVEEDETLDSVGGLDELKHWLHQRSGAFTERAREYGLPQPKGMLILGVPGCGKSLIAKTTSRLWGLPLLRLDLGRVYDGSTVGKSEANLRSALKTAESISPAILFIDELDKAFAGSSGSADSDGGTSSRIFGSFLTWMQEKTSPVFVMATANRVERLPGEFLRKGRFDEIFFVDLPSPDEREDIFRIHLSKRNRDVGRFDLQQLANVCDGFSGAEIEQAIIAAMYEAFAQDREFTQLDIIASVKSTLPLSKTMTEQVSALRDWARQRARPAAAAIAEYQRLEF
- a CDS encoding conjugal transfer protein TraX, which codes for MPGLTSFQIKLLAAGFMVIDHVGRLFFPNYWVMQAIGRLSFPLFAWLAAQGEQHTSNLRNYLLRLLGVGLITQPIYLAFIAEMQGKPFSWSIIQWNMLFSLAYGVWLIRCVKQQTTLPNQVALATFMALIAQFLQLEGGIITAGSIYAMSLLGESPIVGYGLFVALHLLYLPEKNGWIELFAIFAPLIVLLYNAAQGPPAKWLYGFYPLHFAALLGLKLYLLPHYWPQLTTALNQLRH
- a CDS encoding M61 family metallopeptidase, coding for MPRQPIESISPDVLTGESSAATVSSTSAQSIGLHYTVAMPQPTTHLFEVTLQITAWQATQLDLKMPVWTPGSYLVREYARHVQDFAAVDAAGQAITWAKLGKNHWQLDTQGQSSITVRYRVFANELTVRTNHLDHTHGYFNGAATFCFIPGYQQQSVKVTIQPPPDWKIATQLSPVDGPENTFIAPNFDLLVDSPFEIGTHTVHAFEAGGKPNEYVIWGENHNLNVEQLIEDTQKIVATEAAMFGELPYDRYKFMLHLPGKGYGGLEHRDACCLIFSRRSFGDREKYEDFIQLVAHEFFHLWNIKRIRPKALEVFDYEAENYTPSLWFSEGTTSYYDFLIPYRAGIYGAKTYLKNLSKEITRYLTTPGRLVQPLSESSFDAWIKLYRQDSNSPNSQMSYYLKGAMVTFLMDLAIRRKHQNQKSFDQVLPLMWQKFGRSETGFTPAQVKQVIESVAEFDLTDFFDRYIHGLEELPLAEALADFGLRLAANSDEGDLPPYTGLRLNPTAKPTAIVKCVESDSPAQRAGIDAGDEIVAIDGLRVTAAQLPTQLKDYQPGETITLSIFHQDVLRQTQMTLQPAQPTKYFVVPMENPSIEQRQNFMGWLGLPMEAVI
- a CDS encoding SH3 domain-containing protein — its product is MKTAFSTRLPLVAGMWITVGVTLFGLGAATLRPKAFAKVSTQPSVIPMAMQADCQTVATDPQPPLNIRSQPSASSSQNIVGTAGNGTILKVIDAQPGWLKVSQPIDGWVHQPLTATSCANTNGKAATTTTTTQQPQSPNMQVIGSAYDRFEAGQLQAALALLQSIPQTDATYQAAQTAYQTMSTKWHQGHVAYQAAQTALANGQWQVVLNHVKELPDVSYWRAKMAPIVKQAIVNQNMIN
- a CDS encoding acyl carrier protein phosphodiesterase — its product is MNYLAHLFLAKPTPEAMIGNLLGDFRTGIPLDHYSPLVRQGIENHLKIDAFTDHHPIVQADKQSFSKPQRRFAGIMLDVLYDHYLAKHWSNYSRIPLTDFAQGVYQILHRHQDMLPAKLQRALPDMIQNDWLCSYQDLATIEYVLQRIAKRFKRPTPIAQGYTEILTHYATFETGFLTFFPELITYVQTLHRA
- a CDS encoding Crp/Fnr family transcriptional regulator, with the translated sequence MQTTEAISTVFPLLAAANPDTLELIMSMAVEHEYPAGRAVLMEDAWGNAVYFVESGWVKVRRHGATDDDSAALAILGRGDFFGEMAVLDESPRSTDVVSMTQVKLLSVAAQQFVKILFKDPQLHHRMLQLMVRRLRQTNFRFQLRDQAPAVKLVYTIVSLAEAYGEEASPGIVDVVNLSAQDLADLADISLNESKKILEKLIEKGWVKINAAQHTMHILNIHQMSSLLNQINNK
- a CDS encoding SH3 domain-containing protein, producing MKTSALVLAGLLGAGTIAGGTMAVRREPAAPPPKPTIAAPSPTAPTVIAAPDIAVPTPNEPTAAAPKPVQTPIAPTPKRTKPPVTVPGKLVRKVTSCKVLMAIVKDANPPLNVRSGPSTTDKIVGTINDGAFVSVKQEQNGWLEIATPAGWIAKSKTASRCGHKVEQVSFGRGNTGAAISDEFLGSGSHKYKMTLGKGQNLTIKGAVGPMPAVVSPEGKYIVGMDQAQGSWSTQLPSSGEYTFELDSNFKGYKYDFVVEVQ